From one Geoalkalibacter halelectricus genomic stretch:
- a CDS encoding sensor histidine kinase: MSLLRPKSFQVFIVIGFGAVLMPLLITLIAAEVSVSRLVDKGTEAVYRSVAATDGGRIMLEHLVDLERKSRQYRVLKDPQLLEEVAEKYHEFFDSLHHLRSLSPPDAQQVLDQLLLEVGILVTALQRSGGPAPDLDTFAALNELAKAVYFNSYELIKQEVGAMQSHADRTQMVLLWTSLALVLLTLALVGLFTRLLARPVKQINRGISRMGAGDYDQPIRVGGPQDLQFLGERLNWLRRRLGEVEREKTKFLAHVSHELKTPLASIREGSELMMEEMAGPLNSQQREIVHILQKNSLQLQKLIENLLGFSRGQALGEAETAVDVLALVEDIMEDQRAAVLKKELKMRTSLSPLQLQGDRDRLRILMDNLLSNAVKFTPVGGVVELSVGRDGDMALIEVGDSGPGIQVEESEKIFQPFYQGSAPCLSHVQGTGLGLSIVREYVDSLSGRVDVGQSPAGGALFRVWLPLAAEDLA; the protein is encoded by the coding sequence ATGAGTTTGCTCCGGCCCAAATCTTTTCAGGTGTTCATCGTGATCGGCTTCGGCGCGGTGCTGATGCCCCTGCTGATCACCCTGATCGCGGCGGAAGTTTCCGTGAGCCGTCTGGTGGATAAGGGCACCGAGGCGGTCTATCGCTCCGTGGCGGCGACCGACGGCGGCCGCATCATGCTTGAACACCTGGTCGACCTGGAACGAAAATCCCGCCAATACAGGGTACTCAAGGATCCCCAGCTCCTTGAGGAGGTCGCCGAGAAATATCATGAATTTTTTGATTCCCTCCATCACCTGCGCAGTCTCTCGCCGCCCGACGCACAGCAGGTTCTCGATCAGCTGCTGCTCGAAGTGGGTATTCTGGTCACGGCGTTGCAGCGCAGCGGCGGGCCCGCGCCTGATCTCGATACTTTCGCCGCGCTCAACGAACTGGCCAAGGCGGTATATTTCAACAGCTATGAGCTGATCAAGCAGGAAGTCGGGGCCATGCAGTCCCATGCCGACCGCACCCAGATGGTGCTGCTGTGGACGTCCCTGGCCCTGGTGCTGCTGACCCTGGCGCTGGTGGGTCTTTTCACCCGGTTGCTGGCGCGTCCCGTCAAGCAGATCAATCGCGGGATCAGCCGCATGGGCGCTGGTGACTACGATCAGCCCATTAGGGTCGGAGGGCCGCAGGATCTACAATTCCTCGGTGAACGCCTGAACTGGTTGCGTCGGCGTCTGGGCGAGGTCGAGCGGGAAAAAACCAAATTCCTCGCCCATGTCAGCCATGAGCTCAAAACCCCCCTGGCATCCATCCGGGAGGGCTCTGAGCTGATGATGGAGGAGATGGCCGGGCCCTTGAATTCCCAGCAGCGCGAGATCGTCCACATCCTGCAGAAAAACAGCCTGCAATTGCAGAAACTCATCGAAAACCTGCTGGGATTCAGCCGCGGGCAGGCGCTGGGCGAGGCTGAGACGGCAGTCGACGTGCTGGCCCTCGTGGAGGATATTATGGAGGATCAGCGCGCCGCGGTGCTGAAGAAAGAGTTGAAGATGCGCACCAGCCTCTCTCCCCTGCAACTTCAGGGCGATCGTGATCGACTGCGGATTCTGATGGACAACCTCTTGTCCAACGCGGTCAAGTTCACCCCCGTTGGTGGTGTTGTTGAATTGAGCGTGGGCCGCGATGGTGATATGGCTCTGATCGAAGTGGGTGATTCGGGTCCCGGCATCCAAGTTGAGGAATCAGAAAAAATCTTTCAGCCTTTTTATCAGGGCAGTGCGCCTTGTTTGAGCCATGTCCAGGGAACCGGCCTGGGATTGTCCATTGTCAGGGAATATGTCGACTCCCTGAGCGGAAGAGTCGATGTTGGGCAAAGCCCTGCCGGTGGCGCCTTGTTTCGCGTTTGGTTGCCTCTTGCCGCGGAGGATCTTGCATGA
- a CDS encoding sigma 54-interacting transcriptional regulator, which translates to MILDKKRILLVDDDEDLLKLLAMRLTGNGYDVSLAQSGEEALALLPVIRPQLVITDLRMEGMNGLALFDAIRKSNTSLPVIILTAHGSIPDAVDATKRGVFTFLTKPINSRELLREVEKALSLSPGGGGDLPGQEWRREIITQSPLVEDLLRKALLAAASNSSVLIRGESGTGKELLARAIHRASARAAQPFVAVNCGAIPDSLLESELFGHVKGAFTGADRNHAGLFRSADGGTLFLDEIGDMPLALQVKLLRVLQEKQVRAIGSALATSINVRIISATHRVLEDEIKEGNFREDLYYRLNVVSLELPTLAERREDIPLLANHFLHKVTSETGKKVGGISPEAMEVLISASWPGNIRQLGNVVEQAVALSTSHLISADLIHNAIRETPEDIPSFADARRQFEQEYLVQLLKITNGNVSQAARLAKRNRTEFYKLLNRHHIVPTLFK; encoded by the coding sequence ATGATTTTGGACAAAAAACGCATTCTTTTGGTTGACGACGACGAGGATCTGCTCAAGCTGCTGGCCATGCGGCTCACCGGCAACGGCTACGACGTCAGCCTCGCGCAAAGCGGCGAGGAAGCCCTGGCCTTGCTGCCGGTCATCCGTCCTCAACTGGTGATTACCGATCTGCGTATGGAAGGTATGAACGGGCTGGCGCTCTTTGATGCCATTCGCAAAAGCAACACGTCGTTGCCGGTGATCATTCTGACCGCTCACGGGTCGATTCCTGATGCTGTTGACGCCACCAAGCGCGGGGTTTTCACTTTTCTCACCAAGCCCATCAACAGCCGCGAACTGCTGCGCGAGGTGGAAAAGGCCCTGAGTCTTTCCCCCGGCGGAGGGGGCGACCTGCCCGGTCAGGAGTGGCGCCGGGAAATCATCACCCAGAGTCCCTTGGTGGAAGATTTGCTGAGAAAGGCGCTTTTGGCCGCCGCCAGCAACTCGAGCGTCCTGATCCGCGGAGAAAGCGGCACCGGCAAGGAACTGCTGGCAAGGGCGATTCATCGCGCCAGCGCACGTGCCGCCCAGCCTTTTGTCGCGGTGAACTGCGGCGCAATTCCCGATAGTCTTCTTGAGTCAGAGCTTTTCGGGCATGTCAAGGGTGCCTTTACCGGGGCTGATCGCAACCATGCCGGGCTGTTTCGCTCGGCCGATGGCGGCACCCTGTTTCTTGACGAGATCGGCGACATGCCGCTGGCTCTGCAGGTCAAATTGCTACGCGTGTTGCAGGAAAAGCAGGTGCGGGCCATAGGTTCGGCCCTCGCCACCAGCATCAATGTGCGGATTATCTCGGCGACGCATCGGGTGCTCGAGGATGAGATCAAGGAAGGCAATTTCCGCGAAGATCTTTATTACCGCCTCAATGTGGTTTCTCTGGAATTGCCCACCCTGGCCGAGCGGCGCGAGGACATTCCCCTGCTGGCCAATCATTTCCTGCACAAGGTAACCAGCGAGACCGGCAAAAAAGTCGGGGGGATTTCACCCGAGGCCATGGAGGTGCTCATCAGTGCCAGTTGGCCAGGAAACATCCGCCAACTCGGCAATGTCGTTGAGCAGGCCGTGGCCCTGTCCACAAGCCACCTGATCTCCGCGGATCTGATCCATAATGCTATTCGCGAAACGCCCGAGGACATTCCCTCCTTTGCCGATGCCCGGCGTCAGTTCGAACAGGAGTATCTGGTGCAGTTGCTTAAGATCACCAACGGAAACGTCAGCCAGGCCGCGCGGCTTGCCAAGCGCAACCGTACCGAGTTCTACAAATTGCTCAACCGTCACCATATCGTGCCGACTTTGTTTAAATAG